CGCGTGATGTCGAAAACGTCCGCCTGCTCGAATACCAGCGAGTCCCGATTCGCCGAACCCTCCCACACCTGCACCTTCTGCCCGGCCTCGATGTCGCAGCCACCCAGCGAAACCGCTCGGGTTGCGGTGCGCCGCTTGGACGGCGACGGCGAGGTCCACCGCACCATCTCCTCGATCGCCGTGGGCAACTCCCCGAGATCCGAACGCAACAACTCCATCTGCGAAGGGTTTTCGATCAATGCCAGCAGCCCGCCGGCCACCGCGTTCCGGGTGGTCTCGGCGCCCGCGCTGAACAGCAGGCTGAAGAACAGGTACAACTCGAGATCGCTCAACTCGGCGTCCGACGCGTTCGCCACCACCGACAGCATGTCGTCGGTCGGCTCGGCACGTTTGGCCGCGATGAGTTCCTGGCCGTAGGTGTACATCCGGGATCCGGCCTCTTCGGCCGTCATCTGCGCCATGGCCGCCGAGCGAGAGCCGCCGAAGTCGAACTGCGGCTCGATGGCGTGGAACAGCCAATGCCGTTCGGATTCAGGCACTCCGAGCAGAATGCAGATCATCTGCATGGGTAGCTCTGCGGCCACGTCGACGAGGAAGTCCAGCG
The genomic region above belongs to Mycolicibacterium sp. HK-90 and contains:
- a CDS encoding cytochrome P450; this translates as MAADLTDLDNFAAGFPHELFAEHRREAPVYWHAPTEHTPDGEGFWSVATHAETLAVLRDAETYSSVTGGDRPYGGTLLQDLSIAGQVLNMMDDPRHSEIRRLVSSGLTPRMIRRVEDDLRSRARRLLDDVVAGEPLDFLVDVAAELPMQMICILLGVPESERHWLFHAIEPQFDFGGSRSAAMAQMTAEEAGSRMYTYGQELIAAKRAEPTDDMLSVVANASDAELSDLELYLFFSLLFSAGAETTRNAVAGGLLALIENPSQMELLRSDLGELPTAIEEMVRWTSPSPSKRRTATRAVSLGGCDIEAGQKVQVWEGSANRDSLVFEQADVFDITRKPNPHLGFGYGVHYCLGANLARLELRVLFEELLGRFSSARLAKPVEWARSNRHTGIRHLVVEFA